One part of the Mycolicibacterium aromaticivorans JS19b1 = JCM 16368 genome encodes these proteins:
- a CDS encoding FkbM family methyltransferase, whose amino-acid sequence MVSTRSPLELMVVATACGLRNVARRLGTSKQSVPRAERVLRAALLIPVFAALSLLLRGYGRLGHAVKLPGRTGFDATVMCRLPDLIATYIWVFHEWEPDLTRFIASRLGDGDVFIDVGANIGYYSLLAAGPVGAHGGVVAVEASPAMFDDLHHNVDVSGHRDRIRQVNMAAAAKSGTLTVYAGPRNNAGMSTTLPSRGLHAESTIEAKPLEEILTFREITSARLIKIDVEGAEPDVLAGMRNIIGTLRDDAEIVVELSPRWWPDRHLRPVDVLRPFIEAGFNVYEMTNSYSAWRYLWPNDVRDAIRLRDPLTARVSRLELVLSRHDGERLAIDARTAC is encoded by the coding sequence ATGGTTTCGACCCGGTCCCCTCTGGAGCTGATGGTCGTCGCGACGGCATGCGGTCTGCGCAACGTGGCACGGCGGCTCGGCACTTCCAAGCAATCAGTTCCCCGCGCAGAAAGGGTGCTCCGGGCCGCGCTTCTGATACCCGTGTTCGCGGCGCTGTCACTGCTGCTGCGCGGCTACGGCCGTCTGGGGCACGCCGTGAAGCTGCCGGGACGCACCGGTTTCGACGCGACCGTGATGTGCCGACTGCCCGATCTCATCGCCACCTACATCTGGGTTTTCCACGAGTGGGAGCCGGACCTGACCCGTTTCATCGCGAGCAGGCTCGGCGACGGCGATGTTTTCATCGATGTCGGCGCCAACATCGGCTACTACTCACTGCTCGCCGCAGGCCCGGTGGGCGCTCACGGCGGCGTCGTCGCGGTCGAGGCATCGCCGGCGATGTTCGACGATCTGCACCACAACGTCGACGTCAGCGGCCATCGCGATCGCATCCGCCAGGTGAACATGGCAGCAGCCGCGAAGTCCGGGACGCTGACCGTGTACGCCGGTCCACGCAACAACGCCGGAATGTCGACGACCCTGCCGTCGCGCGGCCTGCACGCCGAGTCGACGATCGAAGCCAAGCCGCTCGAGGAGATCCTCACGTTCCGCGAGATCACGTCGGCGCGGCTGATCAAGATCGACGTGGAAGGCGCCGAACCTGATGTTCTGGCCGGGATGCGCAACATCATCGGCACACTGCGGGACGACGCGGAGATCGTGGTCGAGCTCTCGCCCCGATGGTGGCCCGACCGGCATCTGCGGCCGGTGGACGTCCTTCGCCCGTTCATCGAGGCCGGATTCAACGTGTACGAGATGACCAACAGCTACTCCGCGTGGCGATACCTGTGGCCCAACGACGTACGCGACGCGATCCGGCTGCGCGATCCGCTCACTGCCCGGGTGTCACGACTGGAGCTGGTGCTGTCTCGCCACGACGGCGAGCGGCTTGCGATCGACGCGCGCACTGCCTGCTAG
- a CDS encoding sensor histidine kinase, translating to MTPAGDLAMVRRTGRIAAIQASVALALVLLVVGGVVFTVYVRAQNRQIDAEVRTLAVSADDAGDPPPDMELALRENDGAVSTSDGGQPGVALLAGPAGFGDLRTGGRHYRTFVADRPEGRVVAMMDLAPYYAGRNRLLMSVAFAELAGILASVAVVALFTRRSVRPLAQALALQRRFVADASHELRAPLTVLHTRAQMLAQRAGTADAQVVRADADALVADTRALSDIVDDLLASATMTAGESPRDRVDLASVANDVYHSLAPYADALGVRLRYEKPSNTGLFEIIGSSAAMRRALTALVDNALSHEHSGGVVDIRLSRHGAVIKAEVADDGVGIDADAMATLFTRFARGTEHTTRTHRQSYGIGLALVREIAHAHGGEVSVESTSGRGATFTLTLPGAPGG from the coding sequence ATGACTCCGGCTGGTGATCTCGCCATGGTGCGGCGGACCGGGCGCATCGCCGCGATTCAAGCGTCTGTTGCCCTTGCCTTGGTGCTGCTGGTCGTCGGCGGGGTCGTGTTCACGGTCTATGTCCGCGCGCAAAACCGTCAGATCGACGCCGAGGTGCGGACGTTGGCCGTGTCGGCCGACGACGCGGGCGATCCGCCTCCCGACATGGAACTCGCATTGCGCGAGAACGACGGCGCGGTGTCGACCAGCGATGGCGGGCAGCCCGGGGTGGCGTTGCTGGCCGGGCCGGCGGGCTTCGGCGACCTTCGCACCGGCGGGCGCCATTACCGAACTTTTGTCGCGGACCGGCCGGAGGGGCGGGTGGTGGCGATGATGGATCTGGCGCCCTACTACGCGGGCCGCAACCGTCTGCTGATGTCGGTGGCTTTCGCCGAATTGGCCGGAATTCTGGCATCCGTCGCGGTGGTGGCGCTGTTCACCCGCCGGTCGGTGCGTCCGCTGGCCCAGGCGTTGGCGTTGCAGCGCAGGTTCGTCGCAGACGCATCACACGAACTGCGGGCGCCGTTGACGGTGTTGCACACCCGTGCCCAGATGCTGGCCCAGCGAGCCGGCACCGCGGACGCTCAGGTGGTCCGCGCCGACGCCGACGCGCTGGTCGCCGACACCCGGGCGCTCAGCGACATCGTCGACGATCTGCTGGCTTCGGCGACGATGACGGCCGGCGAGTCGCCACGCGACCGGGTCGACCTGGCCTCGGTGGCAAATGACGTCTACCACAGCCTGGCGCCGTATGCCGACGCACTGGGTGTCCGCCTGCGTTACGAAAAACCAAGCAATACCGGTTTATTCGAGATCATCGGCTCCAGTGCCGCAATGCGCCGGGCACTCACCGCGCTGGTGGACAACGCCTTGAGTCACGAGCATTCCGGCGGGGTCGTCGACATTCGTCTGAGCAGGCACGGCGCGGTGATCAAGGCTGAGGTCGCCGACGACGGTGTCGGCATCGACGCCGACGCGATGGCCACGCTGTTCACCCGGTTCGCGCGCGGCACCGAGCACACCACCCGCACACATCGGCAGTCGTACGGCATCGGGTTGGCGCTGGTGCGTGAGATCGCCCATGCGCACGGCGGGGAAGTGAGCGTCGAGTCGACCTCCGGTCGAGGCGCGACCTTCACCCTGACCCTTCCGGGCGCCCCAGGCGGCTAG
- a CDS encoding response regulator transcription factor has translation MPVPSVAPAVLVVEDDHALSAMLAALLADEGYRVDTAYDGQQGLHRGLTGDYDALIVDRGLPVMDGADLVALLRSKGIATPALILTARGAVDDRVEGLDAGAQDYLLKPFEVPELLARVRALLRRIDNSATVVAAGGLRLDRVTRRVSEAGRDGGDVELSEREASLLATLMSAPKRVYSRAQLLDLVFEGVESGGAVDLYVHYLRRKLGKQVIRTVHGAGYRFGYE, from the coding sequence GTGCCCGTGCCGAGTGTCGCCCCAGCGGTTCTGGTCGTCGAGGACGATCACGCGCTCAGTGCGATGCTGGCCGCGCTCCTGGCCGATGAGGGGTACCGGGTCGACACCGCGTACGACGGACAGCAAGGGTTGCACCGCGGACTGACGGGGGACTACGACGCTTTGATCGTGGACCGTGGACTGCCGGTGATGGACGGCGCGGACCTGGTCGCGCTGCTCAGGTCGAAGGGGATTGCCACACCTGCGCTGATCTTGACGGCGCGCGGAGCGGTGGACGATCGGGTGGAGGGCCTCGACGCGGGTGCGCAGGACTACCTGCTGAAGCCCTTTGAAGTCCCCGAGCTATTGGCCCGGGTCCGCGCGCTGCTGCGGCGGATCGACAACTCCGCCACCGTCGTCGCCGCGGGTGGTCTGCGGCTGGACCGGGTGACCCGCCGGGTGTCGGAAGCCGGCAGGGACGGCGGGGATGTCGAGTTGTCCGAGCGGGAAGCCTCCCTGCTGGCGACGCTGATGTCCGCGCCCAAACGGGTGTACAGCCGGGCGCAGTTGCTCGACCTGGTGTTCGAAGGTGTCGAGTCCGGCGGTGCGGTGGATCTCTACGTCCACTATCTGCGTCGCAAGCTCGGCAAGCAGGTTATCCGCACGGTCCACGGCGCCGGCTATCGGTTCGGGTACGAATGA
- a CDS encoding heavy metal translocating P-type ATPase: protein MSDAASAERPLWLRIRPLIEPVLLAVTVTALLLGGLAWLIGRHGIADGIWAVGTLSAVVPALVWVVLSLYRGRAGVDLLAVLSLVGTLWVGEYLAGALIAVMLSTGRFLDAAAQRRASKDLRALLEHAPRFARRKAGDAVRVIPLADVAVGDVLVVGPGEVVPVDGRIEGAEAILDESVLTGEPLQVERAIGEPVRSGVVNAATAFDIRATATAANSTYAGIVRLAEQAGSERAPIVRLADRYAAAFLPVALVVAAAAGLAGGSWVRAVAVLVVATPCPLLLAAPVAIVSGLSRASRHGVVVRSGGALENLGHATTLVMDKTGTLTAGRPVVVDVLPAPGYNRKEVLRLAASVDQMSPHVLAEAIVTEALAQGIPLSLPVNMIEQPGRGVAATVDGAQVSVGKVSTAVPEAGWARAAVNRASLDTAAIAWVGVDDAVIGAVLLRDPLRRTAPRTMRRLRAAGFTRLVMLTGDRAAPALEVGTVLGLDEVYADQSPADKVAAVRAEREKAVTVMVGDGVNDAPALAAATVGVAIGARGATASSEAADIVLTTDRLDRLADAMDIARWSRRIAVQSAVVGMALSLLAMGVAAFGWLPPAAGALLQEAIDVAVILNALRALRGNPALGVALPHETEVLLLRFAAEHDILRDALSQLRDAASQLDSQRDGPALEALERAYRFLTDQLLPHEDAEQNDLYPALAAPLGSAEATATMSRTHAEIHRLTDRIGNHLELARNAGAVQFDQLDDLRACLYGLHALLRLHFLQEEENYFTLTDAEDPGAKRTADQIPPTR, encoded by the coding sequence GTGAGCGACGCCGCGAGCGCCGAACGGCCGTTGTGGCTGCGGATCCGGCCGCTGATCGAGCCGGTTCTGTTGGCGGTCACGGTGACGGCTCTGCTGCTGGGCGGTCTCGCCTGGCTGATCGGCCGGCACGGGATCGCCGACGGCATCTGGGCCGTGGGAACACTGTCGGCTGTGGTGCCCGCGCTGGTCTGGGTTGTCCTCTCGCTGTACCGCGGGCGAGCCGGGGTTGATCTGCTGGCCGTGCTATCCCTGGTCGGCACGCTGTGGGTGGGCGAGTATCTGGCCGGCGCCCTGATCGCGGTGATGCTGTCCACTGGCCGCTTTCTGGATGCCGCCGCGCAGCGCCGAGCGTCGAAGGATCTGCGAGCTCTACTGGAGCATGCGCCGCGTTTTGCCCGGCGCAAGGCCGGCGACGCGGTCAGGGTCATCCCGCTGGCGGACGTCGCAGTCGGTGATGTGCTGGTGGTCGGCCCCGGCGAGGTGGTGCCAGTGGATGGCCGGATCGAGGGCGCCGAGGCGATTCTCGACGAGTCGGTCTTGACCGGTGAGCCCCTGCAGGTCGAACGTGCGATCGGTGAGCCGGTCCGCAGCGGTGTGGTGAATGCCGCCACCGCCTTCGACATTCGTGCGACGGCCACCGCGGCAAACAGCACCTACGCCGGCATCGTTCGGTTGGCCGAGCAGGCCGGCTCCGAACGCGCACCCATCGTTCGGCTGGCTGACCGCTATGCGGCAGCGTTTCTGCCGGTGGCGCTGGTGGTGGCGGCCGCCGCGGGGCTGGCCGGCGGATCGTGGGTTCGTGCGGTGGCGGTGCTGGTGGTGGCGACCCCGTGCCCACTGCTGCTGGCCGCGCCGGTGGCGATCGTGTCGGGGTTGTCACGCGCATCACGCCACGGTGTGGTGGTCCGCAGCGGCGGGGCTCTCGAAAACTTGGGCCATGCAACGACATTGGTGATGGACAAGACGGGTACGCTCACCGCCGGCCGCCCTGTCGTTGTCGACGTTCTGCCTGCGCCCGGCTACAACCGCAAGGAGGTTCTGCGCCTCGCCGCGTCCGTCGATCAGATGTCTCCCCACGTGCTGGCCGAGGCGATCGTCACCGAAGCACTCGCGCAGGGAATACCGCTGTCGTTGCCCGTCAACATGATCGAGCAACCGGGGCGCGGCGTCGCCGCCACCGTCGATGGCGCGCAGGTTTCCGTGGGCAAAGTCTCCACCGCCGTTCCGGAAGCGGGGTGGGCGCGCGCAGCGGTCAACCGGGCGAGCCTGGACACCGCCGCGATCGCATGGGTCGGTGTCGACGATGCCGTGATCGGCGCGGTGCTGCTGCGAGATCCCCTGCGGCGCACGGCGCCCCGGACCATGCGCCGCCTGCGCGCGGCGGGCTTCACCCGGCTGGTCATGCTGACCGGCGACCGGGCCGCGCCCGCGCTGGAGGTGGGCACCGTACTCGGTTTGGACGAGGTGTACGCAGATCAAAGCCCCGCCGACAAGGTCGCCGCCGTACGCGCCGAACGGGAGAAGGCGGTGACCGTCATGGTGGGCGACGGCGTGAACGACGCCCCCGCCCTTGCCGCAGCCACAGTCGGAGTCGCGATCGGCGCACGCGGCGCCACCGCCTCATCGGAGGCCGCCGATATCGTGCTGACCACCGACCGGTTGGACCGCCTCGCCGACGCGATGGACATCGCCCGCTGGTCCCGGCGCATCGCGGTGCAGAGCGCGGTCGTCGGAATGGCCCTGTCGTTGCTGGCAATGGGCGTCGCCGCTTTCGGTTGGCTGCCGCCCGCGGCGGGAGCGCTCCTGCAGGAGGCCATCGACGTCGCCGTGATACTGAATGCGCTACGCGCGCTTCGCGGTAACCCCGCACTGGGCGTTGCACTGCCTCACGAGACGGAAGTCCTTCTGCTTCGATTCGCCGCCGAACACGACATCCTGCGGGACGCACTCTCACAGCTTCGCGATGCCGCCTCCCAACTCGACAGCCAGCGCGACGGCCCGGCGCTCGAGGCGCTCGAGCGTGCCTACCGGTTCCTCACCGACCAGTTGCTGCCCCACGAGGATGCCGAACAGAACGATCTCTACCCGGCACTGGCCGCACCCCTGGGCAGCGCCGAAGCAACCGCCACCATGAGCAGGACACATGCCGAGATTCATCGCCTGACCGATCGGATCGGCAATCATCTCGAACTGGCCCGAAACGCCGGAGCCGTCCAGTTCGACCAGCTCGACGACCTTCGCGCTTGCCTTTACGGGCTGCACGCGTTGCTGCGGCTGCACTTTCTGCAGGAGGAAGAGAACTATTTCACGCTCACCGACGCTGAGGACCCCGGGGCGAAGCGGACAGCGGACCAGATACCACCAACCCGATGA
- a CDS encoding MgtC/SapB family protein, with product MTVAGGFAVNAQQLEPFLVALAIGLLLGFERERSHSRRLPAGSRSFALLSLAGAVAASFNTWAVVAGMVCVAALLTLAYLRTSQDDPGTTTEIAAFVAYLLGALAYTRPAVSVALAVIVTLLLLSKTRIHRFAREIVSEIELEDAIKFFVVAFVILPMLPDRQIGPYGVLNPSKVWLLVVLLTGIGWLGYIGVRALGPQRGLLVTGLAGGFVSASATTASMGRASRTDAGLRAPLAGALLASGATFAQLLLVIGLVDIDVLRRLWLPVAAGAVVLVIVALAVYRRAARDRPHDPEPAEDAASTPAARPFALRPALILAAVLTVALLVGRWGADVLGPQGAVLAAFAAGLADAHAGSVAAASLAAKGDISVDTALVAIAAALGSNLLVKVVLAFTAGGRRFGLGFVAGMAGPTVVFGAALAAAVVFS from the coding sequence GTGACCGTTGCGGGCGGCTTCGCTGTGAACGCACAGCAGCTGGAGCCTTTCCTGGTGGCGTTGGCCATCGGATTGCTGCTCGGCTTCGAGCGTGAACGTAGCCACAGCCGCCGGCTGCCCGCCGGTTCGCGCTCGTTCGCGTTGCTGTCGCTGGCCGGCGCGGTCGCGGCGAGCTTCAACACATGGGCTGTCGTGGCCGGGATGGTTTGCGTTGCAGCACTTCTCACTCTTGCCTATCTGCGCACCAGCCAGGACGATCCCGGTACCACCACCGAGATAGCCGCTTTTGTGGCCTACCTGCTCGGCGCCTTGGCCTACACCCGGCCCGCAGTGTCCGTGGCGCTCGCGGTGATCGTGACGCTGCTGCTGCTGTCGAAAACCCGGATCCATCGGTTCGCCCGGGAAATCGTCAGCGAGATCGAACTCGAGGACGCAATCAAGTTCTTCGTGGTCGCCTTCGTGATCCTGCCCATGCTGCCGGATCGGCAGATCGGGCCCTATGGGGTCCTCAACCCGTCGAAGGTGTGGCTGCTGGTCGTGCTGCTGACCGGTATCGGCTGGCTCGGCTACATCGGTGTTCGCGCCCTGGGTCCCCAGCGTGGCCTACTCGTCACCGGTTTGGCCGGCGGCTTTGTATCGGCCAGCGCGACGACGGCGTCCATGGGCCGGGCCAGCCGGACCGACGCCGGCTTACGCGCACCGCTGGCGGGCGCACTGCTGGCCAGCGGCGCCACCTTTGCCCAACTTCTCCTCGTGATCGGCCTGGTCGACATCGACGTGCTACGCAGGCTGTGGCTTCCCGTCGCCGCGGGAGCCGTCGTCCTGGTCATCGTGGCGCTGGCGGTGTACCGACGCGCTGCGCGGGACCGGCCCCATGACCCAGAGCCCGCCGAGGACGCAGCGTCCACGCCGGCTGCCCGGCCGTTCGCACTGCGACCCGCTCTCATCCTGGCCGCGGTACTGACCGTGGCCCTGCTCGTCGGACGTTGGGGCGCCGACGTATTGGGGCCACAAGGCGCGGTGCTCGCCGCGTTCGCAGCGGGGCTCGCCGACGCACACGCCGGTTCGGTCGCCGCGGCAAGCCTGGCCGCCAAAGGCGACATCAGCGTCGACACCGCATTGGTCGCGATCGCCGCCGCGCTCGGGTCCAACCTACTGGTGAAGGTCGTGCTGGCCTTCACCGCAGGCGGGCGCCGCTTCGGGCTGGGGTTCGTCGCAGGCATGGCCGGCCCGACAGTGGTGTTCGGTGCGGCGCTGGCCGCCGCGGTCGTCTTCAGCTGA
- a CDS encoding GNAT family N-acetyltransferase has translation MNLNSPNSFAAAEISHAGEADAVELADLAAITFPLACPPTSPPADITAFIAAHLSRGRFADYVVDPSRTVLAARSGGRMVGYAMLIEGVSAHPDVAQAITPRPAVELSKLYVLADSHGSGVAAALMDATLNRAADAGARCVWLGVNQRNSRAQRFYGKHGFIVVGTKTFPMGTHTEQDYVMVRPL, from the coding sequence TTGAACCTGAACTCTCCCAACAGTTTTGCGGCCGCCGAGATATCCCATGCCGGCGAAGCCGATGCCGTCGAACTCGCCGATCTGGCAGCCATCACCTTCCCGCTCGCGTGCCCGCCGACCTCGCCGCCCGCCGACATCACGGCCTTCATCGCCGCGCATCTGTCGCGCGGGCGGTTCGCCGACTACGTGGTGGACCCATCGCGCACCGTGCTCGCCGCCCGGTCCGGCGGCCGAATGGTCGGCTACGCGATGTTGATCGAGGGGGTCAGTGCCCATCCCGACGTCGCGCAGGCAATCACCCCACGGCCCGCGGTCGAGCTGTCCAAGCTCTATGTGCTGGCCGACAGCCACGGGTCGGGAGTCGCTGCGGCGCTGATGGACGCCACCCTGAATCGGGCGGCCGACGCCGGAGCCCGGTGCGTCTGGTTGGGCGTGAACCAGAGAAACAGTCGCGCGCAACGGTTCTATGGCAAACACGGGTTCATCGTCGTCGGCACCAAGACATTTCCGATGGGGACACACACCGAACAGGACTACGTCATGGTGCGCCCGTTGTAA